In the genome of Bremerella sp. P1, the window ACGATTTCCAGAATGGGATTCATCCCTATTTCTATGCCGAGGGGCAAAAGAAGCCCAAACCGGATGAGTGGGGGAGCGTTGCCGCTTGGGCCTGGGGGCTGGGACGAGCGATGGATTACCTGGAACAAAACCCGGAGATTGCCTCGGACAAAGTGATCGTGATGGGGCATTCACGGCTCGGCAAGACATCCCTCTGGGCCGGTGCCACCGATCCTCGCTTTGCCGCCGTGATCTCGAATAACTCGGGCTGTGGCGGGGCAGCGCTTTCGCGAAGAAGATTTGGCGAGTCGGTCAAACGAATCAACACTTCGTTTCCGCATTGGTTCAACGATAACTTCACCAAGTACAACCACAATGAGGATGCTTGTCCGGTCGATCAGCACGAACTGATTGCCTTGATCGCACCACGTCCGTGCCTGGTTTGCAGTGCGGAAGAAGATCGTTGGGCCGATCCCCACGGCGAATTTCTTTCAGCCAAGTACGCAAGTCCCGTTTATGAGCTGTTGGCGGTCGAGGGGCTGAACGCCGAGGAAATGCCTGCCGTCGACGAGCCTGTACTCAGCCGTTTGGGCTACGTAATCCGGGCTGGTGGGCACGATGTTAAGCCAATCGATTGGCAGCGATACATGGAATTTGCCGACGCACACGTGCTAGGCAAGTAGCCGCCATCTGGCGGCACTTGGGGGGCATTTGGTAGAACGTATCTTCACCCATAACCGACGAAGGAGCCCCACGTGAAACTGATTGTCGCCGTGATCCAACCAACCAAGCTGGACAGTGTTCGCACGGCCCTATCTGAAATGGCCGTCGAGCGATTGACGGTCTTCGATGCCGAAGGGTACGGTCGACAGCGTGGCCAAACGGCGACCTTCCGTGGTATTGAGTACCAGACGAACCTGCTGCGGAAGGTGATCGTGGAGATTGCCGTGAACGACGACTTCCTGGACAAGACGCTCAGCATCATCGAGAACGTCGCACGCACCGGCCAGGAAGGTAACATCGGCGACGGGAAAATTCTCGTCCTGCCGATCGAGCAGGTCGTTCAAATTGGCGGCAAGGAAAAAGGCCCGTCGGCTGTCTAAACCAACTCACAGGTAATCCATTGATTCTTTATTTCACTGCGGACTTGATGTCGAACTCGCGCGTTTCGGGGCCTGCTCGGGCCAATGGGATTCCGCTGCGGGTGATTGCTTCCAAGGGCGGAATCCTCGAAACGATCGACGAGGACACCACGGCGCTGCTGGTCGACTTGAATCCTCCGGCACGTGACGCGATTAGTACCATTCAGGAAGCCAGGGCGGCCCATCCAGATCTACGGATCGTGGTGCACGGACCGCACGTTCAGGTCGATCTGTTGGGTCAGGCAAAAGAAGCTGGGGCCGAAGTACTTACCAACGGCCAGTTTCATCAGCAGGTCGATGCGATTCTCGCTAAGCTGGCCGAGCCAGCTTAGTTCGCGTCATCTTCGCTCGAGTCGCCATCGGGCTGGGATTCGTCCCCGCCCAGATCTTTGTTGAGCGCCGGCATGGCGAAGCGTGGCTGGTCTTCGTCCAGCACGATTTCGTCCATCTCTGCCTGGTCGACATCACGGCGAAGCAGAAGGTAAATCCCTGAGAATACGGCGAAAAAGTAGCCAAAGGTGTAGGCCGGTACCAGGTGTTCGACAACGCTGTACCAGAATCGCCAGATCGGACCGGCGAAATCATGGGTCAGAATTTTCTCGGTCTGCTCAAGGCCTTGGCCCCATTGAAGCCCTGTCGAAAGGGCGGCCAGCGAGGTTCCGACCAACAGGCTCATCGCAAAGTACCCCACCAAGCCGCCGAGTAAAGCCACCAATAGATACCACAGGTAGTGAAACGGTCGCTGGGTGACATAGGCATAACAGCGACTCAACGCGTCGAAGTGGTCGGAGCATTCCGTGCTGATGGCACCCCACATCAAGGGCCAGCCCAGGATCAAGGGAACCACGAGCATGCCGATCCCGATCGCCACCATCACGGCAATAAAGCCGAAGATACCGGTAACCACGGCGGCCCAAGGTCCCAGCCAGTTGACTAGGCCAAACAGCAGGAGGATCACCATCAGCATGGTGACCCCGATCATCGGGAAGATGGGGGACAGGAAGTAGCTGATAAACTTGCGAACCGAATGCCCTAGGGCCCCTTTGATTCCACAACGATCGTTGACCGAGAATTCCATCGCGGCGATTCGGGAAATCGCTCCACCGAAGATCGCGAACGTGGCGATGTACCACAGTGAATAAAACAGGAAGACCAGCAAGCCGCCAAAAGTTGGGGCCGGAAAGATCCTCTGGAAGGGGTTACCGCCGCGCAATGCGTCCTGGACAATTTCCAGGAAGTTGGTGGGAGAGGCCGCCAGGACAGGCCCGGCGCCGTCGTTGACCCAACTGCCGAAGAGATTCAAACCGATCCAATGACCGAGCGACAGCAGGCAAACACCCAGGTAGGCCAGCAGCAAAACGCGTAGATAGAACCCGATCAGGGTTGCCCGAAAGAGGATCAACCAGGGAAAACATTCGTGCCACGAAATGCCTCGTAGTAGACCGCGCTCCTCCGACATGCAGCTTTACTCCTCTGACCCTGCGGGAAATTTTGAGCCCGAATTATAGGCAGAGAAGGAAAGCTTTAAAACGTCACTCTGGCGAATCTTCGTCGTCGAATTGGCGATTCGCCTGCTCTTCGATGTGCTTTTCAATGTCGACGGGAAGCGCGTGCTCCTCGTCGAGCCATTGTCCCAGATCGATCTGACGACATCGTTCGCTGCAAAATGGCATCGCCGGAGTGTAGTCTGTCTCGAACAGGTGACCACACGTGGGACAGCGTAGAGAAGCCATGCAGGGCCTCCTTGCGTATTACGAGCTTAGTCCGAAGACGATTTGCCTTTCGACTCGCTCTTGGCCGGCTTGGACGATTCGCTGCTCTTCGAGCCCTTTTCGGCGCTCTTCTTGTACGAATCGCTGCGATAGTCCGTGATGTAAAACCCAGAACCCTTGAAGAGCAAGCCACCGCCGGTGCTGAAGAGCCGGCGCAACTTCTTCTTTTTGCACTCGGGGCACTTCGTCAGTGGATCGGCCGAGATCGACTGGAATTCCTCGAATTCATGTTCACAAGCGTCGCACTTGTATTCGTAGGTGGGCATTACAAGAGAATCTCCGGGGGTAGTGTTCAGCAGGAAGAAGGAGCACTTCGTTGTCTTGCTGAAAACCGAAAACTGAAAACTTGCTTACTCTAATAGTACTCTACTCGGCGAATTAGTCAGGGGCTTTTGACACAATCACCTGGCTGGCCCGGATGCAGCGGTCGAACAGCTTGTAGCCCGTCTGAGCCACTTGCAGCACGGTGCCTGGCTCGACATCGGCGCTGGGCTGCTGCAGGATCGCTTCATGGAAGTTCGGGTCAAACGGTTGGCCTTCGGCTTCGATCGGTTCGCAGCCGCGTTTCTTCATTGCTTCGAGAAGCTGCTTCTCGACCAGCTTGATTCCGTCGATGATGCCACCCGCTTGTTCCGACCCACCAGCCGACTGCAAAGCTCGCTGTAGGTTATCGACTACCGGCAGCAGGTCCGTCAGCAGTGGCGAGTTGGCGAACTTGAGTTCGTCATCGCGTTCACGACGTACGCGCTTGCGGTAGTTTTCCAGATCTGCCTGGGCCAGAAGGACTCGCTTCTCGGCGTCAACCAGATCTTGCTTCAGCTTCTCGACCTGATCGTCGGCACTACCAAAGAATTCGTCGGTGGACGCATTCTCTGCGGTGGCTTGCGACTGATCGGCATCAGTGTTGGGGTCCTGCGAGGGATCCTTTTCGGGATGTTCTGCAGACACGCGCTAAACTCCTTGATTAGCTCTTCTTCTTGGTCTCTTTTTCGTCGGTCGATGCGAACAGATAGTCTCGAATCGACTCGAGGAACGACTTCCGATGGGGACTGACGTTAGTGTGTTCGTATTCGGCCAGGTCGCGAAGCAGTTCTTCCTGCTTCGGATCCAGCTTTTTGGGGACTTCAATATACGTTTGCACGTACAAGTCGCCGGTGCCGCGGCCATGAGGATCTGGCATCCCCTTGCCACGCATCTTGAAAACTTCCGACGAACCGGAACCCGCCGGGACGCTCAGCATCGCTGGTCCGTTGAGTGTCGGAACTTCAATCTCGCTGCCCAGAACTGCCTGGGTGTACGTGATCGGCATCTTCAGGATCAGGTGATCCCCTTCGCGCTCGAACAGCTTGTGCTTGCGAATCGAGATGTGGCAGTAACAATCGCCCGGAGGGCCTCCGTCAGGGCTGGGTTGCCCTTCGCCAGCCAGCCGAACTCGCATGCCGTCGTCGACACCTGCCGGGATGGCGACGTCCATGCTGACGCGTTTGGTGGTAAAACCATTCCCACGGCAATCGCCGCAGGGATCGGTGATGATGGTCCCTTGGCCGCCGCACGAAGGGCAGGTCGTTTGCACACGCAAGATGCCTGCCTGCTGCACGACTTGGCCAGCACCGCCACAGCGGCTACATGTTTCTGGCTGCGAGCCTGGCTTGGCACCACTGCCACTGCATGTCTCACAGGCAACGCGACGATCGACTTGGATTTCGCGATCGACGCCGGTTGCCGCTTCCTCGAGATCGAGCGTGACTCGAACCTGGATGTCGGCCCCTTTGCGAACGCGTCGACGACCCCCTCGACCCCCGCCGCGGCCGAAGATGTCGCTGAATATCCCTCCGCCGAAAATATCGCCAAACGCTTCCATGATGTCTTCGACATCGTGGAAGTTTGCCCGCTGTCCACCTTCGACACCGGCATGGCCGTACTGATCGTAACGAGCCCGCTTTTCGGAATCGCTAAGAACTTCGTACGCCTCGGCCGCTTCCTTGAACCGAGAGACGGCTTCCTCGTCGCCCGGGTTCGAGTCGGGGTGGTATTTAATCGCCAGCTTGCGATAGGCCTTGGAAATCTCGCCGCTGGATGCGGATCGTTCGATTCCCAGGACTTCGTAGTAGTCGACTTTGGTAGCCATCGTGTCCTCACGTAGGCGGCGGTAGAAACAAAACGGGCTGGTCCCCGGAAGAGATTCAGCCCGTTGAATTTTTTCGTCTTAGGCAGCAAGGGCAAGGCCCATTGCTGCCGTTTTGGGTTGACGCAACGTCGGCTTAGCGAATAACGCCTTCGGCCGGACGCTTGCCATCGTCTTCCAGGTTGGTGACCAACGCTTCGGTCGTGAGCAGCAGACCGGAGATGCTCGCGGCGTTGCTCAGAGCGGTACGTACCACCTTGGCTGGATCGATCACGCCAGCTTTGACCATGTCGACGTAAGCACCTTCGTAGGCGTTGTAGCCGTAGTTGGTCGACTTCTGCTGAACTTCGTCGACAACCACGTTGCCGTCGATGCCGCAGTTGTCGGCGATTTGACGCATCGGAGCCGGCAGAGCCTTGAGGATGATGTCGACGCCGATCTTTTCGTCGCCGCGGGCCGAGGAACGGGCCTTCTCGACTGCTTCGATTGCACGAACCAGAGCGACACCACCACCTGGCAGAACGCCTTCTTCGACGGCCGCACGGGTAGCGTGCAGGGCGTCTTCGACGCGTGCCTTGGTCTGCTTCATTTCCGCTTCGGTTTCGGCACCGACCGAGATGACAGCCACACCACCGGAAAGCTTAGCCAGGCGTTCCTGGTACTTTTCACGATCGTATTCGCTGTCGGTTTCTTCGATCTGACGCTTCAGCTGAGCGATACGCGATTCGAGTTCCTTTTTGTCGCCACCACCTTCGACGATCGTCGTCTTGTCCTTGGTGATGTTGATCTTCTTGGCACGGCCCAATTGGTTCAGTTGAACCTTATCGAGCGTGATGCCCAGATCGTCGCTGATCACGGTACCACCGGTCAGAACGCCCATGTCGGCCAGCATCGCCTTACGACGATCGCCGAAACCAGGAGCCTTGACGGCGGCAATGTTCAGCACGCCACGCAGACGGTTGACGACCAATGCGGTCAGGGCTTCGCCTTCGATGTCTTCGGCGACGATCAACAGCGGCTTGCCAGTGTTGCCAACTTGTTCCAGAAGCGGAATCAGCTCACGCAGGTTGCTGATCTTCTTTTCGTGGAACAGGATGTAAGCGTCTTCCATCTCCACGTCCATTTCCGCTGGACGATTGATGAAGTAAGGCGAGATGTAACCCTTGTCGAACTGCATACCTTCGACGTATTCGACGGTCGTTTCTCGGCTCTTGCCTTCTTCGACGGTGATGACGCCGTCTTGACCGACGCGGTGCAAAGCGTCTGCGAGCAGTTCGCCGATAGCGCGGTCGTTATTGGCACTGATGGTACCGATGTTGGCGACGTCTTCCTTGCTGTTGACGGGCTTGGCCATCGAAAGCAGGAAGTCTTCAGCCGCAGCAACCGCCTTTTCAATACCACGACGAATCGCGGTTGGGTTGCTACCGGCTACGATGTTGCGAAGACCTTCCTTGAAGATCGCACGGGCCAGAACGGTGGCGGTAGTCGTACCGTCACCAGCCACGTCAGAAGTCTTGCTCGCGACTTCGTTGACGAGCTTAGCACCCATGTTCTCGAAGCGATCTTCGAGTTCGATTTCCTTGGCAACGGTCACGCCGTCTTTGGTTACCGTCGGGCCGCCGTACGACTTGTTGATGATCACGTTACGGCCGGTTGGGCCCATCGTGACGGCGACAGCGTCGGCCAGCTTGTCGATGCCCTTGAGCATCTTGGCTCGGGCATGATCCTCGAAAAGCAGTTGTTTTGCCACGCTAAGAATCCTTATGTGATAAAAACTGAATGCGGTTTAGGACAGATCGAAAGGCCGGGCTTAGTCGTTGACGACTTTGGCCAGGACTTCGGTCTCGCGAAGGATCTTGTACTCGACGTCATCGATTTCGATATCGCTGCCGCTGTACTTGCCGTAGATGACTTCGTCGCCAATGGCCACCGAAAGCTCTGCTCGGCTGCCGCTATCCAACAGCTTGCCAGGACCGACGGCCAGGACAGTGCCACGCTGTGGCTTTTCCTGAGCCGAGTCAGGCAGAACGATACCACCGGCGGTGGTTTCTTCTGCTTCCAGCGGCTGAACAACAATGCGGTCATCCAAAGTGCGAATCTTCAGACTCTTCGCCATGGGTGTTTATCCTTAAAACTTATTCAGGGGTATGTTTGATGTTTTGAAACGAATATTCGAAAGGTTCTGTGCAATTCAGGACTAAGCGTGAATTACATCATGCCGGGCATGCCCATGCCGCCCATTCCTGGCATGCCGCCCATGCCACCCATTCCTCCCATGCCGCCGTGGTCATGGTGATCGTGGTGATCGCCCCCTTCGTCTTCGCTTGGGATTTCGGTGATCAGCGAGTCCGTGGTCAGCAGCAACGCGGCAACACTGGCAGCGTTCTGCAGAGCGGTACGAACTACCTTGGCAGGATCGATGACGCCGGCGTCGACCAGGTCTTCGTAGTTGCCGGTATCGGCGTTGAAGCCTTCGGTGCCCTTCTTCTGCTGACGAACGCGGTTCACAACCACGCCACCGTCCAGACCGGCATTTTCAGCGATCGTACGCAGTGGGAATTCGAGAACCTTGGCGACGATGTCCGCACCCAGCTTTTCGTCACCTTCGACGGCCAGCTTCTTCAGAGCCTTTTGAGCTCGGAGCAGGGCGATACCACCGCCAGGAACGATGCCTTCTTGCAGAGCGGCTTGGGTAGCACTCTTGGCGTCGACCAACAGGTCCTTGCGTTCCTTCATTTCGGTTTCGGTGACGGCACCACAGTTGATCTGGGCAACACCACCGGCCAGCTTGGCCAGACGCTCTTGCAGCTTTTCGCGATCGTATTCGCTATCGGTAGCTTCGATTTCGCTGCGGATCTGAGCGGCACGACCTTCGATATCGGCCTTCTTGCCGCCACCACCAACGATGACGGTTTCGCCAGCGGTCAGCTTGACCTTCTTGGCGCGACCCAGGTTGGAAGTCTTGACACTTTCCAGTTCGATGCCCAGGTCCTTGAAGATGGCGGTTCCACCGGTCAGGGTGGCGATGTCGCCGAGCATGGCTTTACGACGATCGCCGTAGCCAGGAGCCTTAACGGCGGCAACGTTCAGGATGCCACGCATCTTGTTGACGACCAGCGTTGCCAAAGCTTCGCCTTCGACGTCTTCGGCGATGATCAGCAGCGGCTTGTTGGCCTTGCTGACAGCTTCCAGAAGCGGAACCAGCTTCTTGGCAGCCGAGATCTTTTCTTCAAACAGCAGGATATAGCAATCTTCCAGTTCAACTGCCTGCGAGTCTTCGTCGGTGACGAAGTGAGGCGAAAGGAAGCCGCGATCGAACTGCATACCTTCGACGAAGTCGACGGTCGTTTCGCTTCCGCGACCTTCTTCGACGGTGATGACGCCGTCTTTACCAACCTTCAGGAAGGCTTCGGCAAGCACCTTACCGATCGTCGGATCGTTGTTACCGGCGATGGTAGCGATCTGTTCGATCTGCTTCTTGCTCTTTTCGTCGATCTTGGTGGACGACTTCTGAACGGCTTCGCCGACTGCTTCGGAAGCTTTCAGAATTCCACGTTGCAGGGCCATGCCGTCCGCACCGGCGGCCAGCATCTTCAGACCTTCGCGGAAGATACCTTCAGCGAGAACGGTTGCGGTGGTGGTACCGTCACCAGCAACATCGTTCGTCTTGCTGGCGGCTTCCTTAACCAACTGACAGGCGAGGTTTTCGTAGACATCGTCCAGTTCGATGTCTTCGGCAACCGTCACGCCGTCCTTGGTGATCTTGGGGGAACCCCAGCCTTTGTCCAGCACGGCATTGCGACCACGCGGACCCAACGTGCTCTTCACGGCACGTGCCAGCTTTGTTACGCCGGCCAAAAGCGGCTGTCGCGCTTCATCTCCAAAGACCATCTGTTTTGCCACGTCTGGAATCCTCCTCTTGTGGGATGAACTGGTTTCAATCGGCCTGGCTCGTTGATGGGGTGTTCCCATGTCGTTGGGCGAGCACGCTTGGCCGGTTTATTCCATAACTTGGTGATTAACCGTTGATTTGTTTGCGTCAGAGGGAGGCTCCAAGTGCACCCTGAGTGCAGATTTTGGCAGACTCTCTCTGAGATCGGCTTATAGATGCAACTGCCGTGCCGAGAAGTGGGGAGGGGATCGCAAGTCACACAGCAGAAACGACTTGCGATTCATAGGACATTTAGAAATATCACAGCTAAGGACTGCCTTGCCAAATTGGCAGGGAGGTCAAACTTCGGCAGCCTGACCCAGCAGCGCGAAGACTCCTTCGGCCACTGCATGGCCCGATTGAGGGTTCTGCCCGGTCACGAGTCGATCTGAGGTGACCGCAAAGGGGGTGAATGGCTGTTCGGCTTTCTGGTAGTTGGCCCCGCGTTTAACCAGCTCTTCTTCGGTCAGGTACGGCACGTGGTCGGCCAATTGGGCCAGTTCCTCTTCCTCATTCGAGAATCCGGTGACCTCACGCTCTGACACGAGGTAGCTTCCGTCGGAAAGCTGAATGTTCAAAAGGCCGACCGCTCCGTGGCAGACCGAGGAAACGACTCCGCCGGCCTCGTAGATTTCACGGCTGATTGCCTGCAGGTATTTGTTACCGGGAAAGTCCCAGATCACTCCATGTCCGCCGGCGAAGTAGATGGCGGAGTAGTCGGCCGGATCGACGCTTGGGGCGGGCAGGGTGTTTCCCAGTCGATTCATGAACTTGTGGTCTTCGTAATATTCCCAATCGATCGGCAGGGCCATTTCTCCCAGGCTCATGGGATCAATTGGTGTGTAGCCACCCTGTGGGCTGACGAAATCGACCTGGCAGCCTGCTTTTTCGACCGTATCGACAAAATGGACCGCCTCACCCAGCCAAAGGCCTGTGGGACGATCCATTTCGGGGTATCTCGAAGTATTCGTCACGACGACGAGGATCTTCTTGCCGTTCATGATGGCACTCCTTGTTCGAGTGGAGAGAAGCTCAGAAGAGTGTGGCCCGGCTTCTCTTAATTTAGCAGATTTCGTCCGCCAAAAGTGACATCTTATTCCTGGGAGAAGTAGATGAGCATGGCAGGGGCTAGTAAGAACATCCAGCCTAAGATGCTGACGAGAAACGGCGGCGATTCCGTGTCCATATGGCCGCCACGTCCGAGATAGCCGGTAAAGCTTCCAAAAAACTCCGGAAACCAAATTAATGACAACGGAAACATCAGGAAGGCGGTCGCGTAGAGCAACTCAATCCCAACGCCACCGTTGGCAATCGCCATGGCAATCAAGTAGCCAAGTGCAACAACAACGCTTAGTAATTTGCTTATAGTTTCTGCCACTCTCTGGCCTATAGGGTTTTCGGATGGGGGCCAACGCCAGGCTAATCGCTCTAGGCTCGAATCTCTTGGAATATAAATCTTCGAGCAACTAGGTCATGACAGCCAACAACATCAGTAAGTTGCGCCCTCCATCCGAAACAACTACAACTACATGCCGGGGCGGAAGTCGTCGTCGTCCTGAACACTGTGCAGAAACTCGGCCAACAAAGTGGCAGCGTGGTCGATGTCTTCCAGCGAGATCGTTTCGACGGCACTGTGCATGTAACGGTTGGGAATGGCCACCAGGCCAGCGGCGACGCCGCCACGGGTGGTTTGAATGGCGTTGGAATCGTTCGGGGCTGCTTTGCCCAGGGCCGCGATCTGATAGGGGATCTGGTTTTCCTCGGCTACTTCGATCAGCCGCGAAACGACCTTGGGATTCATATTCGGTCCCCGATAGATGACCGGGCCGCGTCCCAGGTAGACTTCGCCACGTTCTCCCCGGTCGATCGTCGGGCAGTCCGTCGCGTGGGTCACATCGACGGCGATACCAATGTGCGGGTCGATCCCATAAGCGCTTGTTTTGGCACCCCGCAGGCCGATTTCTTCCTGAACAGTGGAAACCGCGTAAGCCGCACACTGCTTATCGCTGAACTTGCCGTAGCGTCGAGCCGCTTCGATCACGACCCACAGTCCGGTGGTATCGTCCATTTTGGGGCCGAATGCCAGGTCGTTCTGCATCATTTGCATGCCCAGTTGCAGAGTGACCGGGTCGCCCACTTGCACCAATGTCTTCGCTTCGGCCTGGTCCTTGGCCCCGATGTCGAGCCACAGGTCTTTGAGCTGAATGGCCGCTTTTCGTTCGGCATCGGTCAGCAAGTGGATTGGCTTACGGGAGATGACCGCCGGGATATCCCCATCTTTGGTCCAGATTGACATCTTCTGTCCGACCAATTGAACTGGATCCCAACCGCCGATCGTCTGGCACCGGATGAATCCCATTTCGTCGATTTGCGTGACCAGCAGACCGATTTGATCGCAGTGGCCCGCCATCATCACGCGGACGTTCCCACCTGAGTTGACCGAAGCAATGACGTTACCGTGGAAGTCCGTGTCGACCTTATCCGCGAATTCGGCGGAGTATTCCCGCACGATATCCTGTACCGGAGCTTCGTAGCCAGAGGGGCTCGGAGTGTTCAACATACGCTCTAAAAACTTTAGCGGCTCAGACTCCATACTCGAAACGGCTCCTCGATAACTGCGGAAATGTGAAACGTGATACGGCTGATATCTTTTATCATTGTGTAAAAGGCACGCGGCGCAGATAATGCCCTGCGCGTCAGCACACAGTAATGGCAGTCTAGGGGATAGGTGCGTTTGATGGAACCGATCGATCTAAAGGAATACGAGTGGAAAACGGTGATTCGTCCTATGCGCATCGAGGATTACGATGCGCTGGTCGAGATGCAGCGGGCCTGCTTCCCTGGCATGGCGCCCTGGTCGAAAGAGCACATCGAAAGCCAGCTGAAGATTTTCCCCCAGGGGCAAATCGTTATCGAGATCGACGGTCAGTTGGCGGCGTCCTCCAGCTGCTTGATTGTGCAAAACGAGCCCAACATGGCCTGGCACAACTTCAAGGCTGTCTCCGACAACGGCTATATCCGTAATCACAACCCTAAGGGGGACACGCTGTACGGGATCGAGATGATGGTTCATCCCGAGTTCCGCGGCCTCAAGCTTTCCCGCCGCATGTACGATGCCCGGAAGGAAATGTGCCGCGAGATGAACCTGGCCCGGATGATCATCGGCGGGCGTATTCCCGGCTATCACAAGGTGGCCGATAAGATGACCGCCCGCGAATATGTCGAACGGGTGGTCGCCAAGGCCGAGTTCGACCCCGTGCTGACCGCCCAGACGGCCAATGGCTTCGCCCTGCAAGGGCTGATTCCCAATTACCTGCCCAACGACAAGGCTTCGTGCGGGTACGCCACCTACTTGGAGTGGCTGAACCTCGACTACCGACCAGGGGCCAAGCGACGCTTCCATCACCTGGTCGAACCGATTCGCATCACGGTCGTTCAGTATGAAATGCGAGCGATTCGCAGTTTCGATGAGTTTGCCCAGCAGTGCGACTTCTTCCTCGACGTCGCCTCCGACTACAAGTCAGACTTCATCATGTTTCCGGAGTTGTTCACCACGCAGCTCTTGTCGTGCGTGGAACCGACCCGGCCAGGGCTGGCAGCCCGTCGACTGGCGGAGTTCACGACCGACTACCTCGAGTACTTCTCGGAGCGGGCGATCAAGTTCAACGTGAACGTGATCGGCGGTAGTCACTTCGTGTTGGAGAACGACACGCTGTACAACATTGCCTACCTGTTTGGTCGCGATGGCTCGATTGGTAAGCAGTACAAGATTCATATCACCCCCAGCGAGCGGAAGTGGTGGGGGATCGAGCCTGGGCATAAGGTCGAAGTCTTCGACACCGACTGCGGCAAGGTCGCTATTCAAATCTGTTACGACATCGAGTTCCCCGAGCTGACGCGAATCGCAGCCAACAAAGGGGCCGAGATGATCTTCGTGCCGTACAACACCGACACGCGTCACGGCTACCTCCGCGTGAAGACGTGTGCCCAGGCACGCTGCGTCGAGAACCAGGTTTACGTGGCAATCTCAGGCTGTACCGGTAACCTGCCGTTTGTCGAGAACGCCGATATCCACTACGCCCAGTCAGGCGTCTTTACCCCATGCGACGCCGAGTTTGCCCGTGATGGTATCGCCGCCGAGTGCAACCCGAACGTCGAAACGATCGTGATTCACGACGTCGACCTGGAACTGCTTCGGCGGCACCGGTTAGAAGGTTCGGTCCAGAACTGGAACGACCGCCGCAAGGACTTGTACAAAGTGCAGTACATGGAAGACGGCGAGCAGGGATACGTTTAGTTGCCTGAAGCAGTCGCTTAAGCCTTACTGCTTTGCCGCCGACGAAACGATCATTAGCTTGACCTTGTTGGCATACTCCAAGAGTTCCGGAGTCTCTGAGACAAGACTGACCGACCGAGGCACATCAGGAGTATTGAATGCCATCGCCATCGCTTCCGGCAAGTTCATGAATCGTCGGACGTTCATGAAATAGGGGCCTTCCCGATGATCGAGGGGGGGATTCCTTAAATGCAGGTTACCGATGGCGGGCTCGAAGATTGCCGCATAGATCGCCAGTGCTGCGAGGTTTCCTTCTGCTTTGACGGTGACGTTGTCGAGCGTTGTAGACTCAACGATTGCCTGGGCTGCACGGCGAATGTCCCAGACTCGCATCGCATCGATCGATTGTCCCAGCAATAAATAGCGACGACGCGTTTGAATCTCCGGCTTCGTTTCCTGCGTCCATTGGGTTGGGCCGATGCCGCGCGGGGCGAGAACATAGAAGTGCTGGCCGGGACCAGGATCC includes:
- a CDS encoding bifunctional GNAT family N-acetyltransferase/carbon-nitrogen hydrolase family protein; its protein translation is MEPIDLKEYEWKTVIRPMRIEDYDALVEMQRACFPGMAPWSKEHIESQLKIFPQGQIVIEIDGQLAASSSCLIVQNEPNMAWHNFKAVSDNGYIRNHNPKGDTLYGIEMMVHPEFRGLKLSRRMYDARKEMCREMNLARMIIGGRIPGYHKVADKMTAREYVERVVAKAEFDPVLTAQTANGFALQGLIPNYLPNDKASCGYATYLEWLNLDYRPGAKRRFHHLVEPIRITVVQYEMRAIRSFDEFAQQCDFFLDVASDYKSDFIMFPELFTTQLLSCVEPTRPGLAARRLAEFTTDYLEYFSERAIKFNVNVIGGSHFVLENDTLYNIAYLFGRDGSIGKQYKIHITPSERKWWGIEPGHKVEVFDTDCGKVAIQICYDIEFPELTRIAANKGAEMIFVPYNTDTRHGYLRVKTCAQARCVENQVYVAISGCTGNLPFVENADIHYAQSGVFTPCDAEFARDGIAAECNPNVETIVIHDVDLELLRRHRLEGSVQNWNDRRKDLYKVQYMEDGEQGYV
- a CDS encoding M42 family metallopeptidase, which encodes MLNTPSPSGYEAPVQDIVREYSAEFADKVDTDFHGNVIASVNSGGNVRVMMAGHCDQIGLLVTQIDEMGFIRCQTIGGWDPVQLVGQKMSIWTKDGDIPAVISRKPIHLLTDAERKAAIQLKDLWLDIGAKDQAEAKTLVQVGDPVTLQLGMQMMQNDLAFGPKMDDTTGLWVVIEAARRYGKFSDKQCAAYAVSTVQEEIGLRGAKTSAYGIDPHIGIAVDVTHATDCPTIDRGERGEVYLGRGPVIYRGPNMNPKVVSRLIEVAEENQIPYQIAALGKAAPNDSNAIQTTRGGVAAGLVAIPNRYMHSAVETISLEDIDHAATLLAEFLHSVQDDDDFRPGM